The genomic window CGCCCACATGGAACGCCCGCGTGATCGTGGGCGTGGTCTACGCGGGCGTGGGGTGTTCGTTCGCGGCGTACCTGCTCTGGACTCGCGCCATCGCCTGTATCGGGCCGGTGCTGGCGGGCATCGTGTACTACTCGCTGCCCCTGTTCGCGGCCATCGAATCCGTGCTGATCCTGGGAGAGGGGATAGCCATGTTCCACGTGCTGGGCGGCGGGCTCATCGTGGCGGGTATCCTGATGGCCACGGTGGAGTGGCGCTTCGCCTCGCTTCGTCCGCGCGGACACCACTAATCAAGCTTCAGGAGCTTCCCATGAGGATGGACAACATCGCGTTTGGCGTCACCGACTGGAACAGCGTGGAGCCCACCGAGCACAAGGGCGAGACCGGCGTGGCGCTCTGGCGCACGCGCCTCTTCGGCGACCCGGCCGACCAGATCCGCGTGCGCATGGTGGAGTATTCCCCCGGCTATCTGGCGGATCACTGGTGCAGCAAGGGGCACGTGCTGCTCTGCCTGGAAGGGGAACTGGAGACCACCCTGGAGGACGGCAGGACGTTCACCCTCACCCCAGGCATGAGCTACCAGGTGGCGGACAACGCCGAGGCGCACCAGTCCTACACGGCCACCGGCGCGAAGCTGTTCATCGTGGACTGAGCGCGGCGTCGTCCGCCGCAGGTCAGTTGCCCAGAGGCAGCCACAGGATGAAGCGCGCGCCCTTGCCGGGTTCGGACTGCACCTCGAAGCGCCCCCCGTGGTTGGTGACGATGATGAAGTAGGAGACCGACAGTCCAAGGCCGGTGCCTTCGCCCACGGGCTTGGTGGTGAAGAACGGTTCGAAGACGCGTTTGCGCACGGACTCGGGCATGCCGGGGCCGTTGTCCTCCACCTCGATGCGCAGCCAGTCCCCGTCGACGGCGGTCCGCAGGACAATGGCTGGAGGCGGCGCGTTGTCCGGCGCTTGCGCCATGGCATGCGCCGCGTTTTTGAGCAGGTTGAGGAACACCTGCTCGATCTCGGTGCGGGTGCAGGGCGCCTCCGGCAGGTGCGGGTCGTATTCGCGCACGATGCGCACCCGCTTGAAGTCATACTGTTTTTTCAGGTCGTAATCCGAGAGGGCCAGCTCCACGGCCTTGTCCATGAGGTCGTTGACCTGCTCGGGGGTTCGCGTGGAGTGGCTCTTGCGGCTGAATTCCAACATGTTGGAGACGATGCGCGCGGCCCGGACTCCCGACTCCCGGATGCCCTCCAGAAAGTCCGGGAGTTGGCGTTTCTCGGCGTAGGCCCGGATGTTCTCCATGGTGCAGCCGCTGGCCTCCGCCGCAGCGCGGTTGGCGGGAACGTCCGGCGAGAGGTGCGAAATGAGCACCTGTGCGCTCTGGAGAATCCCGCTCAGGGGATTGTTGATCTCGTGGGCCATGCCTGCGGCCAGCCCTCCAACCGAGACCATCTTCTCGGACTGGACCATCATCTCTTCCAGGTGCACCCGGTGGGTGACGTCGTCCACGCGCACCACCACGCCCTCCACGCCGTTGCTGATGAGGGGATAGACCATCACGTCCTGGTAGCCGACCGTGTTGCCCTTGTGGAACATCTCGCGCTCAACGTGTTGCGGGCGGCGCTCCCGCAGGGCCGTGCGGATGTCCTTCAGGTGGGAGCCCAGCCGGGGAAATACGGCCTCCAGGGGCTGGCCTTGTGCCTGCGCGGAGGAAATGCCCTCAGCCTCCTCGGCGGCCTTGTTCCAGTGCGTGACCACGCCGTCCTGGTCCACCCCCACCAGCACCGAGGGCATGGAGTCCAGGATGTTTGCTATGTAGCTCTTGGCCCTGGTCAGCCCCTGCTCGGCCTGCCTGCGTTCGGCTGATTCCTCGGAGAGGGCCGTGGCCATCTGGTCGAAGGCCTGCCCCGCTTCGCGCACTTCCCGGCAGGAATCCAGCGGCCCCACGCGAAACGAGAGGTCGCCTGCGCTCAGTTGCCGGGCGGCCAGCGCGAGGCGGTCCAGGCCCGCGCCGATGGTCATTTTCCCCAGGAACCGGGCGGTCAGGAGCGCCAGCGCGAGCACGCCGAGCATCAGCGTCAGGGCAGGCAGCAATTTGGCCACGAAAACCTGTGTGAACGCCACAACGGGCAGTCCCACCGCGACCGTCATGTAGGGGGGCTCCTGTGGGGAGAGGCGAAGTTTGACGAAGGCGTATTCCAGCCTGACCCCGTCCGGGCCGATGGCCTGGACGTTTCCTTCGTCCATGGCGGAGTTTTCGAAGACTGTCCGAATCTCGGGCAGGATCGGTTTGCCGGGAGCGATGGCGTCGTTTTTCGGGAATCGGTGCAGCCGGATTCCCTGGTGGTCGATCAGCGCGAAGCGCCAATGGTCCGGGAGGACCGTTTCGGAGTACAGGTGATCGTACATGTTCAGCTTCATGGTGGCGACCAGCACCCCGGACATGTCCCCGGCCTCGTTGAACACCGGCGTGGAGAACTGGAATATGGGGTCCTGTACCACCCTGCCCACCACGAACTCCCCGGCGCTGAACTGTTTGGTGCGCACTGCGTCTTTGAAGTACTTGCGGTCGTAGGCGATTATCGGCGGTTTGAAGACGTGGCTGCTGCTCACCAGATAGCCGTTCATGTCCACAAAAGAGATGTTGGAGTAGTTGGAGTGGACGGTCAGTAGTCCCTTGAACAGTTCGTGCATGGCCGGGGGGTTGGCCGAAATGACTTCCGGCAGACGGGCCAGGGTGTGCAGGAGGATGCGGGTGTTCTCGGTAAGGATCTGCTGCTGGAAGGCGATGGACTTGACCAGGTTCAGGGTCTGGTCGCGGGTCTGGAGCTGCGCGCGGTAGTAGTCCTGCGCGCCGTAGAATATTATGACCAGAAGCGCCGGGCACACGGCGCAGAGCACCAGGGCGTAGAGGGTCTGGCGGATGGACCAGCGGTAGAGGAATTCAGGCCGCAACGAGCGCATGGATACTCCTCGGTCATGAACTGGGCATAATAATACGGGCTATTCTCAAACCGTAGCCTACCGGGCTTCCCCGGCGCAAGTGCTTCCTGAAAATATATAGATTTGCTCATGCGTGTTCCTGGCCGGTGGACGGGCCCGGATGCGCTCCGAGAGAAGGGAGATGCCGCCGCAGGGGGGGCATGGCCGGGGCGGAACGGGGATGTGGCGTGGCAAAACGGCGGTCCTGGGCGCGGCTCGCATGCGCCGGAAGCGATTGTGAGGGAGGCGAAGATAAAATACGAAGCTGGTGCCCTATATGCCGGAGTTGACAGCGCCGGGTGGCAAGACCAAAGAATCTCCGGGGCAAACCTTTCAGACTTCATGGGGGATATCCATGCGCCGGATTTTGTTTCTCGCAATCATTCTTCCCTGCCTTGCCTCGTGCTCGGGCCTGGGCGGGACCGGCCCGGCGGTTCCGGTCGCGGTTGAGCGCCAGGACTGGGCGCGCCACTTCGCCGACGCGGGCGTGACCGGAACCATGGTCCTCTTCAAAGACGGCTCAGGCACGGCCCAGGTCCATGACGCTGGCCGGGCCGCCAGGGGGTATCTGCCCGCCTCCACCTTCAAGATACCAAACACCATGATCATTCTGGAGACCGGGGCGGCCAACGGGCCGGACGAAGTGTTTCCCTGGAACGGGACGAAATACGAGGTGGCGGCCTGGAACAAGGACCTCTCCTTCAGGGAGGCCTTCGCCGTGTCCTGCGTTCCGGTCTACCAGGAGCTCGCCCGCCGGGTTGGGCAGCAGCGCATGGAGCACTGGGTGAAGGCCGCCCGCTACGGCAATGAAAACATCGGCGGCGGCATCGACCTGTTCTGGCTGCAAGGCGACCTGCGCATCTCCGCCCTGGAGCAGGTGGAGTTCCTGCAACGCCTGAAGCACGACCGTCTGCCGTTCTCCAAGAAGAACATGGCCATCGTGAAGGACTTCATGGTGGTGGAGCAGGGCGAAGGCTGGACGCTCCGGGCCAAGACCGGCTGGGCGGCGCGAAGCGCCAACATCGGCTGGTGGGTGGGATGGCTGGAGCGCGGCAACGAGGTGTGGTACTTCGCCCTGAACATCGACATCGCCAACCCAGGGCAGCTCCCGGCCCGCCAGGGCGTGGTCAAGGCCGTGCTGCGCGGCGAGGGGCTTCTGCCTTAGCGGCAGAGCCTCAAAGCGCGAGAGAACACATGTCAGCACAACGACTCGATTTTTCCGGCCTAGTATACTCCTCGGAGCAGGGCAAGATGTGCCCGGCCTGCGGCAAACCCGTGTCCGGATGCGTCTGCGCCAAACAGAAAGCCGCCCCCAAGGGCGACGGCATCATACGCATCTCCCGTCAGACCAAGGGTCGCAAGGGCAAGGGCGTGAGCCTCGTCACCGGGCTGCCCCTGTCTGAGGACGCGCTGGAGAAGCTGGCCAAGCAGCTCAAGCAGCGCTGCGGCGCCGGTGGCGCGGTGAAGGACGGCGTCATCGAGATCCAGGGCGACCACCGCGAGGTGCTGGCCCAGGAGCTTGCCAAGCTCGGCTACAAGGTGAAGCTGGCTGGCGGATGATGCGGCTCACATATTGGATTTCATGAACTCGCCACACTGCCGCGCAGGCCATTGAAAGAATGTGCCCATGAAGAACAGCGTGAACATCTGGAAGCCCAAGGGGCTCGGCGGCGTGGAGTGCCTGCGCGCCGAGCACGTGGGCGTGCGCTTCGCGCGCCACTTCCACGAGGGCTACGCCGTGGGCGTCATCGAATCCGGGGCGCTGGGCTTCCGCTACCTGGGGCGCGACTGCGTGGCCGCTGCCGGGGCCGTGAACATGGTGGTCCCCGGCGAGGTGCATGACGGCCACCCCGCGTCGCCCCAGGGGTTCGCGTACCGCATGTTCTACCTGGATGCCCCGGTGGTGGAGCGTCTGGCCGGGGAACTGGACGGGCAGGGCGTCAAGATTCCGGACTTCCCCGGCGGGGTCATCCAGGATGTGCAGCTGGCTTCGGCCCTGCGCAGGCTCCACCTGGACCTGGAGGCCGGGACCACCACGCTGCTGGAGCGCCAGAGCCGCCTGAGCACCATCCTGTCCACCTGGATATCGCGCCACGCCGAACGAAAGGCCAGGGTCCGCCCGGCGGACGAGCCCCGCGCCGTGAGCCGCGCTCGTGAATACCTGCGCGAGCGCGCAACCAGCCCGGTCAGCCTGGAGGAATTGTCCCAGGCGTCCGGCCTCTCGGGTTTTCGCCTGAACCGCCAGTTCAGCCGCTTTGTGGGGCTTGCCCCGCACGCCTATCAGGTGATGCTGCGCGTGGAGCAGGCCCGCGCCCTGATCGCGTCCGGGCGCAGCGTGTCCGATGCGGCCCTGGAGTCCGGCTTCTGCGACCAGAGCCACCTGACCCGCCATTTCCGCCGCATCACCGGGCTCACACCCGGCGCATACGGCAAGATCGTCCAAGACCGCTGATCCCGGTAGGTGGCAGGACGGCTCCGGCACCACGCCGGAGGTATCCGTTCATGCACGACAAGACTGCCGCTTCGCCGGGAACCGTTCCCGTATCGCCCGACGGTTCCGCCCCTCCCGCATCGCCCGTTCCTGCTGGGCTCCCCCTGATCGCATCCGTGACCGATCCGCTGTCGGCTCCCGGACACGCGGCCCCGACTCCGGCTACTGGCCTTTCCCCTGACCATGCCAGCGGCCCGGCTCTGCTTCAGGCCCCCGACACGTCTTCCGAAGCCTCCCGGCCCGGCGTGCTGCGCGCCCTGGCGGACATGGCAATGGCCATGCTGCTGGTGGGGGCCACCGCCCCGCTGGGGGAGATCGCCCTGGCCGGGATTCCGTTGTTTCCGGCGCTGGCCGTGCGCCTGGCTTTGGCCGGGCTCGCCCTGTGGATATTCAGTGGCCGAGGTGGCGAGGCGGGCACGCTCTCGCCCAAACATTGGGCCGTGCTGACCCTCCAGGCCCTGTGCGGCGTGCTGGTCTTCAACGTGGGGCTGTGGCTGGGCATGCGCGAAAGCGGCCCCGTGGCCGCAGGGGTGTTCACCAGCGCCACCCCTGCCGTGATGGCTGGGCTTGGCGTGGTGCTGTTCGGTGAGCGGCCCTCGCTGCGGGTGCTGGCGGGCATCGGCCTCACCGTGGCCGGGGTGCTGGCCGCGCGCGGCGTTGAGGGGCTGGCCTGGACGCCGGGCATCGGTGACGCGCTGCTGCTGGCCGCAGTGTGCGGCGAGGCCGTGTTCCTGCTGGCGCTGCGCTGGCTGCCGACGTGGCTGACCCCCATGGGCGCGGCCAAGCGCGTCACCTGGATCGGGTTCGCGCTGGCGCTCCCGGCGGCGCTCATCCAGGGGGCTGATGCCGGGCTGGGGGACGCCTCCGCCGGAGCGTGGCTGGCCGTGGGGGCGCTGGGCGTCTTGGTGACGGCGGGCGGCTACGTGCTGTGGTTTCGCGGCGTGGGGTCTGTGCGGGCCAGCCAGGCGGCGGCCATCACCGGGCTCATGCCGGTGAGCGCGGTGATGGCCAGCTGGGCGCTGCTGGGCGTCTCGCCCACGTCCGGCCAGGGCCTGGGGTGTCTGGCCGTGGGGGCGGGCATCTGGCTGGCTGCCGGGAAGAAGGGGTGAAGAACCCGGTTCTTGATTTCAATGGGGCAGAAATGACCAAGCCAATGCCCCCTTCGCCCCAAAATCCCGCCAAACGGCCTCAACTTGCCGGTGAACGGCGCGACAACCCTCCGTTGGCCTCCCGCTGGCCCCCGGTGAACGGCGAGCCGCAAAACCGCTCACCGATCATCAGCCGCTTCCCATCCGCTCGCCGAAACACACTTTTTTTTCTTGCTTCCTGGTTTACTGAAGAATCGCGGAAGGTGGCGACCGCGCACCGCCGCCTTCCAAGAAACCCGAACCGGGAGGTCCTCACCATGCATCACGACAAAATCGACCAGGACGCCTTCAAAGGCCTCGTCCGCAAGAAATGGTCCGTCTCCTTGTCCATGACCGCACTCATGCTGGTAATCTACTTCGGCTTCATCCTGCTCCTGGCCTTCAACAAGTCCGTACTGGCCCAGAAGATCGGCGAGCACATGACCCTTGGCATCCCCGTGGGCCTGGGCGTCATCCTCTCGGCCTGCGTGCTCACCGGCCTGTACGTCCGCTGGGCCAACACCACCTACGACCGCACCGTGAACGACATCATCGAGAAGATGAAGAGGTAGACAGCATGAACAATTTCACCTCCACCATCGGACAGCCCAACGCCATGTCCATCGCCTTCTTTTTCGTGTTCGTGGCGTTCACCATGGTCATCACCTACTTCGCGGCCAAGAAGTCCAAGACCGCCTCCGACTTCTACGCCGCCGGGCGCTCGGTCACGGGCTTCCAGAACGGCCTGGCGCTGGCGGGCGACTACATGTCCGCCGCATCCTTCCTGGGCATCGCGGGCCTGGTGGCCCTCAAGGGCTATGACGGCCTGATCTACTCCATCGGCTTCCTGGTCGGCTGGCCGCTCATCATGTTCCTGATCGCGGAGCCCCTGCGCAACCTCGGCAAGTACACCTTCGCCGACGTGGTGGCCTACCGCCTGAAGCAGAAGCCCATCCGCATCGCGGCCTCCTGCGGTTCGCTCATGACCGTGTGCTTCTACCTGATCGCCCAGATGGTGGGCGCGGGCTCGCTGGTCAACCTGATGTTCGGCCTGCCCTACGAGCTGGCCGTGGGCATCGTGGGCGTGGTGATGATCATGTACGTGCTGTTCGGCGGCATGCTGGCCACCACCTGGGTGCAGATCATAAAGGCCGTGCTGCTCCTGGGCGGCGCTTCGGTGATGGTGTTCATGGTCATGGCCAAGTTCAACTTCAACCCGGCCGACCTGTTCTCCGCCGCCGCCACCAAGTACGGCCAGAAGGTGCTGGAGCCGGGCGGCCTGGTCTCCAACCCCTGGGACGCCCTGAGCCTTGGCATCGCCTTGATGTTCGGCACCGCCGGGCTGCCCCACATCCTCATGCGCTTCTACACCGTGCCCGACGCCGAGCAGGCCAGAAAAAGCGTGTTCTACGCCACGGGCTTCATCTCCTACTTCTACATCCTGACCTTCATCATCGGCTTCGGCGCCATGGTGCTGGTGGGGCAAGACGTCATCACCCACTTCGACAAGGGCGGCAACATGTCCGCGTTGCTCCTGGCCGAAGTCACCGGAGGCACCATGTTCCTGGGCTTCATCGCGGCCGTGGCCTTCGCAACCATCCTGGCCGTGGTGGCGGGCCTGACCCTGGCGGGCGCGGCCACCTTCTCGCACGACCTGTACGTGAACGTGTTCAAGTCCGGAAAAACCACCGAGGAAGAGGAAGTGAAGATGGCCAAGCGGGCCACCATGGTGCTTGGGCTGGTGGCCATGGGCCTTGGCATCGCCTTCAAGGGCCAGAACGTGGCCTTCATGGTGGGCCTGGCCTTCGCCATCGCGGCCAGCGGCAACTTCCCGGCGCTTCTGATGTCCATCCTGTGGCGCGGCATGTCCACCGTGGGTGCGACTGCGGCCATCGTCACCGGGTCGGTGCTGGCCGTGGGCCTGATCCTCATCTCGCCCACCGTGTGGGTGGACGTCCTGGGCTTCAAGGCGGCCATCTTCCCCTGGAAGAACCCGGCGCTCATCTCCATGCCTGCGGCCTTCTTCGCCGGATGGCTGGGCTCCGTGCTGGCCCCCGACGCTGACGCCAGCGCCCGCTACGAGGACCAGAAGATCCGCAACTACCTTGGCGTGGGCGTGGAATGAACGACAGCGAAGGCTTTCTGGGACTGACCACCGGCAGCCTGACCTTAAAGGCCCCCGTGTTCGTGACCGGCGAGACATCCGTGGTGGAGGCGGCGCGCGCCATGCGCGCCGCCCGCGCCACGGCCTGCCTCGTGGGCTCGGCGCAGGCGGTGGCGGGCATCCTCACCGAGCGCGACATCTCCTGGGCCGTGGCCGACGGGCGCGACCTCACCGGCCCGGCCTCGCAGTTCATGACTCGCGGCGTGGTGACCATAGGGCGGGAGGATCTTGTGGCTGAGGCCTTCCTGGCCATGATCCGGCACGGCATCCGGCGTCTGGCCGTGACCGACGAAACCGGGCTGGTGACCGCCATGCTCGACGAGCGCGACCTCATGGCCGCGCGCCTGGAGAGCCCGGTGGCATTGTCTGCGGCCATCTCCCGGGCCGGGGACGGCCCGGCCCTGGCCAGGGCCTACGCCGGTTTGTCCGAAATTCTGCCGCTCTGGCTGCGGCAGGGCGCGGACGTGTCGCGCGCCGGGGCGCTTGCCGCCGCCGTGCGCGACCAGCTCTTCTGCCGCGCCGCCGAGCTGGCCCTGGCTGGCGGAGCCGACCCCGGCCCCCTGGCCCTGGTGGTGCTTGGCAGCGAGGGCAGGCGCGAGCAGTTCCTGGCCACGGACCAGGACAACGCCCTGGTGCTGGGCGAGGGCACGGACACGGCCCTGGCCGAAGGCTTCGCCGCTCGCCTCATGGACATCCTGAATCAGGCCGGCCTGCCGCCGTGCCCCCACGGGGTGACGGCGGACCACGCGGCCTGGCGCATGACCACTTCGGCCTGGAATGACCACCTGGAGGCCCTGGGCCGAGACCTCGGGCCGGATGCGGTGCTGGCCCTGTCGCTGCTGGCGGACGCGCGCCACGTGTTCGGAGACCCGGCCCTGACCGGGCGGCTTCGCGCTTCGCTGCTCCAGACCATGCGCGATAACCCGCGCGCGCTGCGCTACATGGCCCGCGAGGCCGTGCGCTTCGAGCCGCCCTTGTCGGTGTTCGGGGCTTTGGTCACGGAAAAAAACGGGCCTGGGCGCGGCGGGCTGGACCTCAAGCGCGGGGGGGTGTTCCCCCTGACCCAGGGGGCGCGGGTGCTGGCCCTGGACCAGGGCGTGGCCGCCACGGCCGGAGCCTCCCGGCTGGACACGGCCTCGCGCCTGGAGGGAGCCGCAGAGGCCGGGGTGATAACCGACGACACGGCCTCCGACCTGGCCCAGGCCTTGGCCTTCATGCAGGAGCTGCGCCTGCGCTTCCAGGCCCGGGCACTGGCCGAAGGGCGCGAGCCGGACAGCTTCATCTATCCCGACAGGATGTCTCGCCTGGAGCGCTCACGCCTGAAGGAGTGCTTCAAGGCCGTGGCCGCCTTCCAGGCCATCCTCACCAACAAGTACGCCCTGAGGCTGCTCACATGATCCTGGAAGACGTGGTCGATTTTTTCCGCGAGGCTCCGCCTCTGTCTCTTCTGGAGCCGGGGACGCTCATGGACCTGGCGCGCCGGGCCGGGCTGGACTT from Fundidesulfovibrio putealis DSM 16056 includes these protein-coding regions:
- a CDS encoding AraC family transcriptional regulator translates to MKNSVNIWKPKGLGGVECLRAEHVGVRFARHFHEGYAVGVIESGALGFRYLGRDCVAAAGAVNMVVPGEVHDGHPASPQGFAYRMFYLDAPVVERLAGELDGQGVKIPDFPGGVIQDVQLASALRRLHLDLEAGTTTLLERQSRLSTILSTWISRHAERKARVRPADEPRAVSRAREYLRERATSPVSLEELSQASGLSGFRLNRQFSRFVGLAPHAYQVMLRVEQARALIASGRSVSDAALESGFCDQSHLTRHFRRITGLTPGAYGKIVQDR
- a CDS encoding DHCW motif cupin fold protein, with amino-acid sequence MRMDNIAFGVTDWNSVEPTEHKGETGVALWRTRLFGDPADQIRVRMVEYSPGYLADHWCSKGHVLLCLEGELETTLEDGRTFTLTPGMSYQVADNAEAHQSYTATGAKLFIVD
- a CDS encoding translation initiation factor Sui1; amino-acid sequence: MSAQRLDFSGLVYSSEQGKMCPACGKPVSGCVCAKQKAAPKGDGIIRISRQTKGRKGKGVSLVTGLPLSEDALEKLAKQLKQRCGAGGAVKDGVIEIQGDHREVLAQELAKLGYKVKLAGG
- the blaOXA gene encoding class D beta-lactamase encodes the protein MRRILFLAIILPCLASCSGLGGTGPAVPVAVERQDWARHFADAGVTGTMVLFKDGSGTAQVHDAGRAARGYLPASTFKIPNTMIILETGAANGPDEVFPWNGTKYEVAAWNKDLSFREAFAVSCVPVYQELARRVGQQRMEHWVKAARYGNENIGGGIDLFWLQGDLRISALEQVEFLQRLKHDRLPFSKKNMAIVKDFMVVEQGEGWTLRAKTGWAARSANIGWWVGWLERGNEVWYFALNIDIANPGQLPARQGVVKAVLRGEGLLP
- a CDS encoding putative nucleotidyltransferase substrate binding domain-containing protein, which translates into the protein MNDSEGFLGLTTGSLTLKAPVFVTGETSVVEAARAMRAARATACLVGSAQAVAGILTERDISWAVADGRDLTGPASQFMTRGVVTIGREDLVAEAFLAMIRHGIRRLAVTDETGLVTAMLDERDLMAARLESPVALSAAISRAGDGPALARAYAGLSEILPLWLRQGADVSRAGALAAAVRDQLFCRAAELALAGGADPGPLALVVLGSEGRREQFLATDQDNALVLGEGTDTALAEGFAARLMDILNQAGLPPCPHGVTADHAAWRMTTSAWNDHLEALGRDLGPDAVLALSLLADARHVFGDPALTGRLRASLLQTMRDNPRALRYMAREAVRFEPPLSVFGALVTEKNGPGRGGLDLKRGGVFPLTQGARVLALDQGVAATAGASRLDTASRLEGAAEAGVITDDTASDLAQALAFMQELRLRFQARALAEGREPDSFIYPDRMSRLERSRLKECFKAVAAFQAILTNKYALRLLT
- a CDS encoding DMT family transporter codes for the protein MHDKTAASPGTVPVSPDGSAPPASPVPAGLPLIASVTDPLSAPGHAAPTPATGLSPDHASGPALLQAPDTSSEASRPGVLRALADMAMAMLLVGATAPLGEIALAGIPLFPALAVRLALAGLALWIFSGRGGEAGTLSPKHWAVLTLQALCGVLVFNVGLWLGMRESGPVAAGVFTSATPAVMAGLGVVLFGERPSLRVLAGIGLTVAGVLAARGVEGLAWTPGIGDALLLAAVCGEAVFLLALRWLPTWLTPMGAAKRVTWIGFALALPAALIQGADAGLGDASAGAWLAVGALGVLVTAGGYVLWFRGVGSVRASQAAAITGLMPVSAVMASWALLGVSPTSGQGLGCLAVGAGIWLAAGKKG
- a CDS encoding DUF485 domain-containing protein; this translates as MHHDKIDQDAFKGLVRKKWSVSLSMTALMLVIYFGFILLLAFNKSVLAQKIGEHMTLGIPVGLGVILSACVLTGLYVRWANTTYDRTVNDIIEKMKR
- a CDS encoding ATP-binding protein, which translates into the protein MRSLRPEFLYRWSIRQTLYALVLCAVCPALLVIIFYGAQDYYRAQLQTRDQTLNLVKSIAFQQQILTENTRILLHTLARLPEVISANPPAMHELFKGLLTVHSNYSNISFVDMNGYLVSSSHVFKPPIIAYDRKYFKDAVRTKQFSAGEFVVGRVVQDPIFQFSTPVFNEAGDMSGVLVATMKLNMYDHLYSETVLPDHWRFALIDHQGIRLHRFPKNDAIAPGKPILPEIRTVFENSAMDEGNVQAIGPDGVRLEYAFVKLRLSPQEPPYMTVAVGLPVVAFTQVFVAKLLPALTLMLGVLALALLTARFLGKMTIGAGLDRLALAARQLSAGDLSFRVGPLDSCREVREAGQAFDQMATALSEESAERRQAEQGLTRAKSYIANILDSMPSVLVGVDQDGVVTHWNKAAEEAEGISSAQAQGQPLEAVFPRLGSHLKDIRTALRERRPQHVEREMFHKGNTVGYQDVMVYPLISNGVEGVVVRVDDVTHRVHLEEMMVQSEKMVSVGGLAAGMAHEINNPLSGILQSAQVLISHLSPDVPANRAAAEASGCTMENIRAYAEKRQLPDFLEGIRESGVRAARIVSNMLEFSRKSHSTRTPEQVNDLMDKAVELALSDYDLKKQYDFKRVRIVREYDPHLPEAPCTRTEIEQVFLNLLKNAAHAMAQAPDNAPPPAIVLRTAVDGDWLRIEVEDNGPGMPESVRKRVFEPFFTTKPVGEGTGLGLSVSYFIIVTNHGGRFEVQSEPGKGARFILWLPLGN
- a CDS encoding sodium:solute symporter family transporter; translated protein: MNNFTSTIGQPNAMSIAFFFVFVAFTMVITYFAAKKSKTASDFYAAGRSVTGFQNGLALAGDYMSAASFLGIAGLVALKGYDGLIYSIGFLVGWPLIMFLIAEPLRNLGKYTFADVVAYRLKQKPIRIAASCGSLMTVCFYLIAQMVGAGSLVNLMFGLPYELAVGIVGVVMIMYVLFGGMLATTWVQIIKAVLLLGGASVMVFMVMAKFNFNPADLFSAAATKYGQKVLEPGGLVSNPWDALSLGIALMFGTAGLPHILMRFYTVPDAEQARKSVFYATGFISYFYILTFIIGFGAMVLVGQDVITHFDKGGNMSALLLAEVTGGTMFLGFIAAVAFATILAVVAGLTLAGAATFSHDLYVNVFKSGKTTEEEEVKMAKRATMVLGLVAMGLGIAFKGQNVAFMVGLAFAIAASGNFPALLMSILWRGMSTVGATAAIVTGSVLAVGLILISPTVWVDVLGFKAAIFPWKNPALISMPAAFFAGWLGSVLAPDADASARYEDQKIRNYLGVGVE